In one window of Cynocephalus volans isolate mCynVol1 chromosome 6, mCynVol1.pri, whole genome shotgun sequence DNA:
- the ZNF425 gene encoding zinc finger protein 425 isoform X1: MAEPAPVTMTFDDVALYFSEQEWEILEKWQQEMYKQVMKANYATLDSLGCAFSKPDLITWMEQGRMLLIRDQGCLDEMGMTVIPSADELLDLKNTGKSPCFGKERKTSSDQRATLQSPSLQETEILNKKLNMPASNQDKKDPWHKPLDTPGHLEIPPGPRFYSCFLCRKDFEVKNDLIKHKRSHCKNQLCRYPKYKNRSRGKSERRRTQTFLCKRQRFQCGECKKSFCLKCSLITHQVVHTGQQPCPCPECGKTFRYKANLKKHLCLHKRERPFGCSECGRGFVQQCKLTEHLRLHSGERPFPCPECGRSFRLKRSMKAHLCQHGEKKPFHCPECGGSFSRKAALKTHQRTHSGEKPFSCDECGRKFIYKTKLTEHIRVHTGEKPFPCPECNKCFRLKRSLKAHRFQHSGKKPFQCPECDRSFFWRNAMKAHQRLHSEDKPFSCGECGKRFTRPSKLARHTRVHSRQKEFPCGECKKTFPRQSRLTQHLKIHTTEKPFSCAECSRSFRRRSHLAEHMRLHSGEEPFQCPDCDKSFFWKASMKFHQRIHRDEKPFACSECSRSYSQQSQLTEHLRVHSGEKPYQCPECDKRFRLKGNLKSHQLQHSGKKPFSCVKCGKSFTQQYRLTEHIRVHSGEKPFQCPECDKSYCIRGSLRVHLHTHSGEKPFRCPECGKGFLQKRSLQTHLHHHSGERPFSCNECGRSFTYMGALTTHIAGHAREKPSSLCPTQ; this comes from the exons GTAACCATGACATTTGATGATGTGGCTTTATATTTTTCGGAACAAGAGTGGGAGATCCTTGAAAAATGGCAGCAGGAAATGTATAAACAAGTGATGAAGGCCAATTATGCAACCCTTGATTCCCTGG GTTGTGCTTTTTCGAAGCCAGATTTGATCACCTGGATGGAACAAGGGAGAATGCTGTTAATCAGAGATCAGGGATGCTTAGACGAAATGGGAATGACAGTCATCCCTTCTGCTGATGAGCTGTTGGACTTGAAGAATACTGGAAAGTCACCATGTTTTG ggaaggaaagaaagacttcaTCAGATCAGAGAGCCACTTTACAATCTCCAAGTCTCCAAGAAACAGAGATTCTAAATAAAAAACTTAACATGCCAGCATCTAATCAGGACAAGAAAGATCCGTGGCATAAGCCTCTGGATACCCCAGGGCACTTGGAAATTCCACCAGGGCCAAGATTTTATTCCTGCTTTCTCTGTAGGAAAGACTTTGAGGTAAAGAATGACTTGATAAAGCACAAAAGGAGCCACTGCAAGAACCAGCTCTGTAGATATCCAAAGTACAAAAATAGATCCAGAGGGAAATCAGAACGCAGGCGGACACAGACGTTCCTGTGTAAGAGGCAGCGGTTCCAGTGCGGTGAGTGCAAGAAGAGCTTCTGTCTGAAGTGCAGCCTCATCACTCACCAGGTGGTTCACACGGGGCAGCAGCCCTGCCCATGCCCTGAATGTGGCAAGACCTTCCGGTATAAAGCCAACTTGAAGAAGCACCTGTGTTTGCACAAGAGGGAGCGGCCCTTTGGCTGCAGCGAGTGCGGCAGGGGCTTTGTCCAGCAGTGCAAGCTCACTGAACACCTGAGGCTGCACAGCGGGGAGAGGCCTTTCCCATGCCCCGAGTGTGGCAGAAGCTTCCGCCTGAAGAGAAGTATGAAGGCCCATCTTTGCCAGCACGGTGAGAAGAAGCCCTTCCATTGTCCAGAGTGTGGCGGAAGCTTTTCTCGGAAGGCTGCCCTGAAGACCCACCAGAGGACTCACAGTGGAGAGAAGCCGTTTTCTTGTGATGAGTGTGGTAGGAAATTTATCTACAAGACTAAACTCACCGAACATATCAGAGTTCATACAGGAGAGAAGCCTTTTCCTTGTCCCGAGTGTAATAAATGTTTCCGCCTAAAGAGAAGCCTAAAAGCCCATCGATTTCAGCACAGCGGGAAGAAGCCCTTCCAGTGTCCAGAGTGTGACAGGAGCTTCTTCTGGAGGAATGCCATGAAAGCCCACCAGCGTCTGCATAGTGAGGACAAGCCGTTCTCCTGTGGGGAGTGTGGCAAGAGGTTTACGCGCCCCTCCAAGCTTGCTCGCCACACCAGAGTCCATAGCAGGCAGAAGGAATTCCCCTGCGGTGAGTGCAAAAAGACCTTTCCTCGGCAGTCGAGGCTCACTCAGCACCTCAAGATCCACACCACAGAAAAGCCCTTCTCCTGCGCTGAGTGCAGCCGCAGTTTCCGCAGACGCTCGCATCTCGCCGAGCACATGAGGCTTCATAGTGGGGAGGAGCCTTTCCAGTGTCCTGATTGTGACAAGAGCTTCTTCTGGAAGGCCTCCATGAAGTTCCACCAGCGGATACACAGGGACGAGAAGCCCTTTGCGTGCAGTGAGTGCAGCAGGAGCTACTCCCAGCAGTCTCAGCTCACTGAACACCTGAGAGTACACAGCGGGGAGAAGCCCTACCAGTGCCCTGAATGTGATAAACGTTTCCGTCTCAAAGGAAATTTGAAAAGCCACCAGCTCCAGCACAGTGGCAAAAAGCCATTCTCTTGTGTTAAGTGTGGCAAAAGTTTCACTCAGCAGTACAGGCTCACAGAACACATTCGAGTCCATAGTGGTGAGAAGCCCTTCCAGTGTCCAGAGTGTGACAAGAGCTACTGCATAAGGGGAAGTTTGAGGGTCCATTTGCACACGCACAGTGGAGAGAAGCCCTTCCGGTGTCCTGAGTGTGGCAAAGGCTTCCTCCAGAAGAGAAGTTTGCAGACCCATCTGCACCATCACAGTGGGGAGAGGCCTTTTTCTTGTAATGAGTGTGGAAGGAGCTTTACCTACATGGGGGCACTCACCACCCACATTGCAGGACATGCCAGGGAAAAGCCCTCCAGTCTCTGTCCCACACAGTGA
- the ZNF425 gene encoding zinc finger protein 425 isoform X2, whose translation MEQGRMLLIRDQGCLDEMGMTVIPSADELLDLKNTGKSPCFGKERKTSSDQRATLQSPSLQETEILNKKLNMPASNQDKKDPWHKPLDTPGHLEIPPGPRFYSCFLCRKDFEVKNDLIKHKRSHCKNQLCRYPKYKNRSRGKSERRRTQTFLCKRQRFQCGECKKSFCLKCSLITHQVVHTGQQPCPCPECGKTFRYKANLKKHLCLHKRERPFGCSECGRGFVQQCKLTEHLRLHSGERPFPCPECGRSFRLKRSMKAHLCQHGEKKPFHCPECGGSFSRKAALKTHQRTHSGEKPFSCDECGRKFIYKTKLTEHIRVHTGEKPFPCPECNKCFRLKRSLKAHRFQHSGKKPFQCPECDRSFFWRNAMKAHQRLHSEDKPFSCGECGKRFTRPSKLARHTRVHSRQKEFPCGECKKTFPRQSRLTQHLKIHTTEKPFSCAECSRSFRRRSHLAEHMRLHSGEEPFQCPDCDKSFFWKASMKFHQRIHRDEKPFACSECSRSYSQQSQLTEHLRVHSGEKPYQCPECDKRFRLKGNLKSHQLQHSGKKPFSCVKCGKSFTQQYRLTEHIRVHSGEKPFQCPECDKSYCIRGSLRVHLHTHSGEKPFRCPECGKGFLQKRSLQTHLHHHSGERPFSCNECGRSFTYMGALTTHIAGHAREKPSSLCPTQ comes from the exons ATGGAACAAGGGAGAATGCTGTTAATCAGAGATCAGGGATGCTTAGACGAAATGGGAATGACAGTCATCCCTTCTGCTGATGAGCTGTTGGACTTGAAGAATACTGGAAAGTCACCATGTTTTG ggaaggaaagaaagacttcaTCAGATCAGAGAGCCACTTTACAATCTCCAAGTCTCCAAGAAACAGAGATTCTAAATAAAAAACTTAACATGCCAGCATCTAATCAGGACAAGAAAGATCCGTGGCATAAGCCTCTGGATACCCCAGGGCACTTGGAAATTCCACCAGGGCCAAGATTTTATTCCTGCTTTCTCTGTAGGAAAGACTTTGAGGTAAAGAATGACTTGATAAAGCACAAAAGGAGCCACTGCAAGAACCAGCTCTGTAGATATCCAAAGTACAAAAATAGATCCAGAGGGAAATCAGAACGCAGGCGGACACAGACGTTCCTGTGTAAGAGGCAGCGGTTCCAGTGCGGTGAGTGCAAGAAGAGCTTCTGTCTGAAGTGCAGCCTCATCACTCACCAGGTGGTTCACACGGGGCAGCAGCCCTGCCCATGCCCTGAATGTGGCAAGACCTTCCGGTATAAAGCCAACTTGAAGAAGCACCTGTGTTTGCACAAGAGGGAGCGGCCCTTTGGCTGCAGCGAGTGCGGCAGGGGCTTTGTCCAGCAGTGCAAGCTCACTGAACACCTGAGGCTGCACAGCGGGGAGAGGCCTTTCCCATGCCCCGAGTGTGGCAGAAGCTTCCGCCTGAAGAGAAGTATGAAGGCCCATCTTTGCCAGCACGGTGAGAAGAAGCCCTTCCATTGTCCAGAGTGTGGCGGAAGCTTTTCTCGGAAGGCTGCCCTGAAGACCCACCAGAGGACTCACAGTGGAGAGAAGCCGTTTTCTTGTGATGAGTGTGGTAGGAAATTTATCTACAAGACTAAACTCACCGAACATATCAGAGTTCATACAGGAGAGAAGCCTTTTCCTTGTCCCGAGTGTAATAAATGTTTCCGCCTAAAGAGAAGCCTAAAAGCCCATCGATTTCAGCACAGCGGGAAGAAGCCCTTCCAGTGTCCAGAGTGTGACAGGAGCTTCTTCTGGAGGAATGCCATGAAAGCCCACCAGCGTCTGCATAGTGAGGACAAGCCGTTCTCCTGTGGGGAGTGTGGCAAGAGGTTTACGCGCCCCTCCAAGCTTGCTCGCCACACCAGAGTCCATAGCAGGCAGAAGGAATTCCCCTGCGGTGAGTGCAAAAAGACCTTTCCTCGGCAGTCGAGGCTCACTCAGCACCTCAAGATCCACACCACAGAAAAGCCCTTCTCCTGCGCTGAGTGCAGCCGCAGTTTCCGCAGACGCTCGCATCTCGCCGAGCACATGAGGCTTCATAGTGGGGAGGAGCCTTTCCAGTGTCCTGATTGTGACAAGAGCTTCTTCTGGAAGGCCTCCATGAAGTTCCACCAGCGGATACACAGGGACGAGAAGCCCTTTGCGTGCAGTGAGTGCAGCAGGAGCTACTCCCAGCAGTCTCAGCTCACTGAACACCTGAGAGTACACAGCGGGGAGAAGCCCTACCAGTGCCCTGAATGTGATAAACGTTTCCGTCTCAAAGGAAATTTGAAAAGCCACCAGCTCCAGCACAGTGGCAAAAAGCCATTCTCTTGTGTTAAGTGTGGCAAAAGTTTCACTCAGCAGTACAGGCTCACAGAACACATTCGAGTCCATAGTGGTGAGAAGCCCTTCCAGTGTCCAGAGTGTGACAAGAGCTACTGCATAAGGGGAAGTTTGAGGGTCCATTTGCACACGCACAGTGGAGAGAAGCCCTTCCGGTGTCCTGAGTGTGGCAAAGGCTTCCTCCAGAAGAGAAGTTTGCAGACCCATCTGCACCATCACAGTGGGGAGAGGCCTTTTTCTTGTAATGAGTGTGGAAGGAGCTTTACCTACATGGGGGCACTCACCACCCACATTGCAGGACATGCCAGGGAAAAGCCCTCCAGTCTCTGTCCCACACAGTGA